The bacterium sequence CAACCACTTCTCAATCAAAAATCTTTCAACGTACTGAAAGTACGTCTCAAGATTTTGTTCAATCAAAGCGGCCGTATTCAGAGCGTATTGAACAGAAGATGGGGAATTTATTTACGGACGAGGCCTAATTTATGGTAGCTTCAAAAAAGCATTCCTCACACGTCGAGAAGAAAGCCAAAAAGGCTACTCGGTCAAAGCAGAATAAGTCAATCTCAAGGGCGGCAAAAAAACATACAGCCGTACAAACTAGAATTGCGTTTAAAAAAGGCGTTCACGGTAAGTCGCACAAGCACGAAACCAAACCAATTAAACCAAAGATCGTAGTAAAATTAACCGCGGAAGAAATTTTAGCTTCCACGGCTGTTGGGGATTTGTTGCGCAAGGGGCAACAGGTTGGTTTTGTGACCGAAGAAGAAATTATGCGCGCCATTCCGGAAGTGGAAGATAATATTGAGGCGCTCGAAATGTTTTACGACAAACTTTCTAGCCGTGGGTTGCGCATTGAGGAACCGGTTAGCTCACTCATCGATTATGAATTGCCCAGTGAAAACAAAGAAGAAGAAAAACCTAAAGTAAAAGGGAAAAAAGCGGAACCCGCGAAAGGAAGACATACGGCTACTAAAAGTGGCGACGACAACGTGATCGATATCAGTAATATCAGTAACGATTCCGTGCAAATGTATTTACGGGAAATTGGCAAAGTACCGCTACTGCGTTCCGAAGAAGAAGTGGAATTGGCCAAGCGCGCGGAAAAAGGCGATCAAGAAGCCCGCAAGAGACTGGCGGAAGCCAATTTGCGTTTAGTTGTTTCTATTGCCAAAAAATATACCGGCCGCAAAAATCTTTCCTTGCTTGATTTGATTCAAGAAGGTAATTTGGGTTTGTTTCGCGCGGTTGATAAATTTGATTATCGTCGCGGTTATAAGTTTTCGACATATGGCACTTGGTGGATTCGCCAAGCGATTACTCGCGCCTTAGCCGATCAATCTCGCACAATTCGTATTCCGGTGCACATGGTGGAAACAATTAATAAGTTTACCCAGGTTCAACGCCGTTTACTGCAAGACCTTGGTCGCGATCCGTTGCCGGAAGAAATTGCCGTGGAAATGAAACTCCCGGTCGACAAGATTCAACATATTATGAAAATCTCGCAAGAAACGGTGTCCATCGATCAAACTGTCGGTGATGACGAAGAAGACTCAACACTCGGTGACTTTATTGAAGACGAAGAAGCGGTAACGCCCGAACAAGCGGCGTCCCGTGAAATTTTGAGTGAACACGTGATGGAAGTGTTGTCCGATCTCGCCGCCCGTGAACAAAAAATTCTGGAAATGCGTTTCGGTTTGAAAGACGGCATTCATCACACTTTGGAAGAAGTCGGAAAAGAATTTGACGTCACCCGCGAACGTATTCGCCAAATAGAAGCAAAGGCACTAGAAAAAATCCGCCAGCACAGAACGCTCCGTAAGCTCCGCGATTACTAAAAGGGAACAGGGGCGCGGCGGATTCCCTGAGAACATCCTGTGGATGTTCGAGAGGGTGCCAGCGCGGGAGATTTTGTCGTCGCCAGAGGGTCCGTCCCTGCCTGTCCCTCGTAACTTTAGTGAAGTGGGAGCCGAAGTCAGGGCCGGACCCTGATCGGTTGAGTCAGTTTCGTATGACAAGAGCTTGACAATTTTCCGAATTGGCTCTACAATTAGTAATATATGTTACTAGAAGTGGAGCGTAAAATAAAGAGTATGCCAATCCTGACAAAGCAGAATTTGTCCATTTTGCTTGATAAAAAGAAGGATGCGGTTGATTACTGGGTAAAAAAAATGCTAAAAAGCGGTGTGCTAATTAAATTAAAAAATGGGGTTTACGCGTCGCGTTATTATGTCGATCTGGTAAGCCAAAATCCGGAGGATAAAACGAAATATCTTGAATACCTAGCAAATGTTTTAAGAAGTCCGTCATATGTTTCGCTGGAATACGTTTTATCGAAAGGAAATGTTACAGCTGAAGCGGTATTTAAAATAACCTCGGTGACCACAAAAACGGCGCGAGTCTATCAGACAGAACTCGGCACTTTTTCCTATCGTCAGATCAAACAGGAATTGTTTAATGGCTATCAAAATATTTTATGGCGCGACAAACAAATCAAAGAGGCTTCTTTGGAAAAAGCGTTAGCCGATTTACAATATTTGAATAAAGGGGCGGATACTTCAAGATACAACAATGTTAATCGATAATTTAAGGCAAACAGTGGAGGCTAACAAAAGCGTGATTAAACCGCTTTATTTAAGGAACCTGTTAAAAGAAGAGTTGCAAAATTACATTTTAAATTTTATTTATAATAGCAAGGAATATAAAGAGCTGATATTTACCGGAGGCACTTGCTTGCGCAAAATATACGGGTTGCCACGTCTTTCTGAAGATTTGGATTTCGATTTTTTGAGCAAGTTTAGCGTAAGTAAATTTGCTGATGATCTAAAAAAATACTTTTGGGAAACCTTGCAGTACAAGCAAGCGGAAACAAAAATCAGTGGTAATGGGAATACGGTATTTATTAAGTTGCCGGTTTTGAAAAGTTTGGGGTTCAGTAATGAAGAAGTATTATTCGTGCGCTGTGATTTCTCGGAAGAATCGTTGGGGAGT is a genomic window containing:
- a CDS encoding nucleotidyl transferase AbiEii/AbiGii toxin family protein, encoding MLIDNLRQTVEANKSVIKPLYLRNLLKEELQNYILNFIYNSKEYKELIFTGGTCLRKIYGLPRLSEDLDFDFLSKFSVSKFADDLKKYFWETLQYKQAETKISGNGNTVFIKLPVLKSLGFSNEEVLFVRCDFSEESLGSYKLETSSLSTRDFTFFVRNYNLETLFANKIRAFLNRDFFNGDDQEIPFKARDVFDLVWFLEKAKKSDRNFTPNWKRLECAFPDKSRNEVLKMVLEKVKNIKESEIKKDLEPFIESSQSVEAFSESFKEIIKNGFEDYLK
- a CDS encoding sigma-70 family RNA polymerase sigma factor, which codes for MVASKKHSSHVEKKAKKATRSKQNKSISRAAKKHTAVQTRIAFKKGVHGKSHKHETKPIKPKIVVKLTAEEILASTAVGDLLRKGQQVGFVTEEEIMRAIPEVEDNIEALEMFYDKLSSRGLRIEEPVSSLIDYELPSENKEEEKPKVKGKKAEPAKGRHTATKSGDDNVIDISNISNDSVQMYLREIGKVPLLRSEEEVELAKRAEKGDQEARKRLAEANLRLVVSIAKKYTGRKNLSLLDLIQEGNLGLFRAVDKFDYRRGYKFSTYGTWWIRQAITRALADQSRTIRIPVHMVETINKFTQVQRRLLQDLGRDPLPEEIAVEMKLPVDKIQHIMKISQETVSIDQTVGDDEEDSTLGDFIEDEEAVTPEQAASREILSEHVMEVLSDLAAREQKILEMRFGLKDGIHHTLEEVGKEFDVTRERIRQIEAKALEKIRQHRTLRKLRDY